A window of the Candidatus Stygibacter australis genome harbors these coding sequences:
- a CDS encoding T9SS type A sorting domain-containing protein, with translation FADYQSSVENSSIKQECKINRSIIDKSNDDSNYNDPDGTCSDMGYKYHAHDIYNWNYDGNRRTYLWRSFPRLPLDSQIPYNNGNNLVVSEVLQNWNPVPDGVDVWYNTDYVVDGVYYQGEWTWDPTNYMVNSKNGYKMSRDNGEGCVLFSRGLKCLDNVELHTEPYQETWLGYFLQVPQNVLDAFPQEVIEDAIAIYTMEWAISRTSTHDPWSGSPQFCKLNYMDCVVIKTINESNNFYWQISTRSEEPEYRPVAEHFTFNDDIDYLPVYVEFDEEDIPQEVAIYVNDECRGAQVVEDTLCQICAHILEEELGQDIEFAFWYEGRSREERKKEYLVENSNTGEYEPGSLITGMPGIHYKVSFKDKQGDVIPVTTELQCYPNPFNPELTISFNLEEQQEVILDIFNIKGQKVKSLVNETYRPENYNIIWKGDNEIGKKVSSGIYLIRLAIDEQVITSKAVLMK, from the coding sequence CTTTGCAGATTATCAGAGTTCGGTCGAAAATAGTTCAATTAAGCAAGAATGCAAAATAAATAGATCAATAATTGATAAAAGCAATGATGATAGTAATTATAACGACCCTGATGGCACATGCTCTGATATGGGTTATAAATACCATGCCCATGATATTTATAATTGGAATTATGATGGTAACAGGAGAACTTATCTGTGGCGGAGCTTTCCCCGTTTGCCCCTTGATAGTCAAATTCCATATAATAATGGAAATAATCTGGTAGTGAGTGAAGTTCTGCAAAACTGGAATCCGGTGCCTGATGGTGTGGATGTATGGTATAATACTGATTATGTAGTAGACGGAGTTTATTATCAGGGAGAATGGACCTGGGATCCAACCAATTACATGGTGAACAGCAAGAATGGTTATAAAATGAGCCGTGATAATGGTGAAGGATGTGTTTTATTTTCCAGAGGTTTGAAATGTCTGGATAACGTGGAATTGCATACAGAACCCTATCAGGAAACCTGGCTAGGCTACTTTCTACAAGTTCCTCAAAATGTATTAGATGCATTTCCTCAGGAAGTTATAGAAGATGCGATTGCTATTTATACCATGGAATGGGCGATCAGCAGAACCTCTACTCATGATCCCTGGTCAGGTTCACCACAGTTCTGCAAATTAAACTATATGGACTGCGTAGTGATTAAAACTATAAACGAAAGTAATAATTTTTACTGGCAAATTTCCACCAGGAGTGAAGAGCCAGAATATAGGCCTGTTGCGGAACACTTTACTTTCAATGATGATATTGATTATCTGCCGGTTTATGTAGAATTTGATGAGGAAGATATTCCCCAGGAAGTGGCAATCTATGTAAATGATGAATGTCGAGGAGCACAGGTGGTGGAAGATACTCTATGCCAGATCTGTGCCCATATTTTAGAAGAAGAACTTGGTCAGGATATTGAGTTTGCCTTCTGGTATGAGGGACGCAGCAGAGAAGAGCGGAAAAAAGAATATCTGGTAGAAAACAGTAATACTGGAGAATATGAACCCGGAAGTCTAATCACTGGAATGCCGGGAATACACTATAAAGTATCATTTAAGGATAAGCAGGGAGACGTTATACCGGTGACTACTGAGTTGCAATGCTACCCCAATCCTTTCAATCCTGAACTTACTATTTCTTTTAATCTGGAAGAACAGCAAGAAGTAATACTGGACATTTTTAATATCAAAGGTCAAAAAGTGAAAAGCCTTGTTAACGAAACTTATCGTCCAGAGAATTATAATATCATCTGGAAAGGTGATAATGAGATAGGAAAAAAAGTAAGCAGCGGAATATATCTCATCAGACTGGCTATAGATGAACAAGTGATTACCAGCAAAGCGGTATTGATGAAATAA